Proteins encoded within one genomic window of Fragaria vesca subsp. vesca linkage group LG1, FraVesHawaii_1.0, whole genome shotgun sequence:
- the LOC101290817 gene encoding UPF0481 protein At3g47200-like yields MEDDKEINVEALENNISAKLHCDSPVSAKCCIFTVPQVIRRQNPKAYHPDVVAMGPFHDRGSINVIEFEKHAREFYAEPLDHLNKNDFIEMMKLDGLFIIELFRKLCFSEDISINDPVFNMDFMFQYLCHDLLLLENQLPWFVLNSLHILTKEVVDCSLKRLLLVIFYSEPQLGLNSKRFIDHNTIFLDTDFDHNHDHDDKILHILDLIRISSVFKFKEDQFQQSFYGPETQLKMHPTTTLSDVASDGDSIVNIELEDRVYNNFRPPFYGLKTQFMHPATTLSEAGVVFRMDSSDRNIITYIEFEDGVFTIPPLVIGELTESLFRNLIAFEQCYHGCAQKVTSYVVLMDNLIASQKDMNLFCEKNIITTNWRSADLKAYQFFNKLYNDTSLKEFLYDGLLPSK; encoded by the exons ATGGAAGATGATAAAGAAATCAATGTTGAAGCATTAGAAAACAACATCAGTGCAAAGCTTCACTGTGATTCACCTGTATCTGCCAAGTGCTGCATTTTCACAGTTCCTCAGGTGATCAGGAGACAAAATCCAAAGGCTTATCATCCTGATGTTGTGGCAATGGGACCCTTTCATGATCGAGGCA GCATTAATGTTATTGAGTTTGAGAAACATGCCCGTGAGTTTTATGCAGAACCGCTTGATCATCTCAACAAGAATGACTTCATTGAAATGATGAAACTTGACGGTTTGTTCATAATCGAACTATTTCGGAAGCTTTGTTTTAGTGAAGATATTAGCATCAATGACCCCGTCTTCAACATGGATTTCATGTTTCAGTATTTATGCCATGACCTTTTGCTACTAGAGAATCAGCTTCCTTGGTTTGTTCTCAACTCTTTACATATCCTTACGAAGGAGGTTGTTGATTGCTCCCTCAAAAGACTCTTGCTTGTCATCTTTTACTCAGAACCACAATTGGGGCTTAACAGCAAGCGCTTCATAGATCATAATACAATTTTCCTCGACACCGACTTTGATCATAATCATGATCACGATGACAAAATTTTGCACATACTTGACCTCATAAGAATTTCAAGTGTTTTCAAATTCAAAGAAGATCAATTTCAGCAATCTTTTTATGGTCCTGAAACGCAACTGAAAATGCATCCAACTACTACTCTCTCAGACGTCGCAAGTGACGGTGACAGCATAGTGAACATAGAATTGGAAGACAGGGTTTATAACAATTTTCGCCCGCCTTTCTACGGCCTTAAGACACAATTTATGCATCCTGCCACTACCCTATCAGAGGCAGGAGTAGTGTTCAGAATGGATTCCAGTGATAGGAATATCATAACATATATAGAATTCGAAGATGGAGTGTTTACGATTCCACCACTAGTCATTGGAGAGTTGACAGAATCACTATTCAGGAACTTGATTGCATTTGAGCAATGCTATCATGGATGTGCGCAGAAAGTAACTTCATATGTTGTTTTGATGGACAACCTCATCGCTTCGCAAAAGGATATGAATTTGTTTTGTGAGAAAAACATAATAACTACTAATTGGCGGAGTGCTGATTTAAAAGCGTACCAATTCTTCAACAAGCTTTACAATGATACCTCGCTTAAGGAGTTCTTGTATGACGGACTGCTACCAAGTAAATGA
- the LOC101291101 gene encoding UPF0481 protein At3g47200-like, protein MAINGITSSTGHISIVIEDDSTDTTDVEALQDRMMNNLGGDSPFSDICCIFRVPQVLRRHNPKAYTPDVVSIGPFHHGGTPFQRMEKVKQWYLRNLLSRMNISLRLLIEEIIRVEKQARDFYSEPLDHLNQSSFVEMMVLDCCFLLELFRKFRDKEDRHISDPIFNMDCMFQYICHDLLLLENQIPWFLLNCLYTLTLDPKDDPSLRKLMLTVFSSHHQLAHNCLSYLRHLNHNVHDEDDDDGKILHILDLIRTSIVFPFKDQFDLSFYDSETELMHHALALSEAGVSFRRASSTRSIMNIEFKDGTLAIPQLAIGELTDSLFRNLIAFEQCYPGHSHKITSYAVLMDNLIGSSKDMEFLCERKIIDNWLSAEDASKFFVKLYYDTVLDKFYYGGLCSKLNKHYDHKWKMWREKFKRTYCSDPWKFISLTAAFILLLLTLLQTIYTIVQACTSQIHHHYLCVH, encoded by the coding sequence ATGGCAATCAATGGTATAACAAGTAGCACAGGTCATATTTCAATTGTCATAGAAGATGATAGCACAGATACTACAGATGTTGAAGCATTGCAAGACAGGATGATGAACAACCTAGGCGGAGATTCACCCTTCTCTGACATATGTTGCATCTTCAGAGTTCCCCAAGTTCTCCGGAGACATAACCCGAAGGCATATACACCTGATGTCGTCTCAATCGGACCCTTTCATCATGGCGGTACACCATTTCAGCGCATGGAAAAAGTGAAGCAATGGTACTTACGAAACCTTCTCTCACGCATGAATATAAGTTTGAGACTCTTGATTGAAGAGATTATTAGGGTTGAGAAACAAGCCCGTGATTTTTATTCTGAACCACTTGATCATCTTAATCAGAGCAGCTTCGTAGAAATGATGGTACTAGATTGTTGCTTCCTGCTAGAACTATTTAGGAAGTTTAGGGATAAGGAAGATAGGCACATCAGTGACCCCATATTTAACATGGATTGCATGTTTCAATATATATGCCATGACCTTTTGCTACTAGAAAATCAGATTCCTTGGTTTCTCCTAAACTGTTTATATACCCTTACCTTGGACCCCAAGGATGATCCCTCCCTCAGAAAACTGATGCTCACTGTCTTCAGCTCACATCACCAACTGGCACATAATTGTCTTTCATATCTGCGCCATCTAAATCATAATGTTCATGATGAAGATGACGATGATGGTAAAATCTTGCACATACTTGATTTGATAAGAACTTCAATAGTCTTCCCATTTAAAGATCAATTTGATCTATCATTCTACGACTCGGAAACAGAATTGATGCATCATGCGCTTGCACTCTCAGAGGCCGGTGTTAGCTTCCGAAGGGCATCCTCCACTAGAAGCATAATGAACATTGAGTTCAAGGATGGGACTCTGGCAATTCCACAACTAGCAATTGGAGAGTTGACGGATTCTTTGTTCAGAAACCTGATTGCTTTTGAGCAATGCTATCCTGGTCATTCACACAAGATAACATCTTATGCCGTTTTAATGGACAACCTCATCGGTTCCAGTAAAGACATGGAGTTTCTTTGTGAGAGAAAAATCATAGATAACTGGCTCAGCGCTGAGGATGCTTCAAAGTTCTTCGTCAAGCTTTACTATGACACTGTGCTCGATAAGTTCTACTACGGTGGACTCTGCTCTAAACTCAATAAACACTATGATCACAAATGGAAAATGTGGCGAGAAAAGTTCAAGCGCACCTACTGTTCTGATCCATGGAAATTTATATCTTTGACTGCAGCCTTTATACTTCTGCTTCTCACTCTGTTGCAGACCATATATACTATAGTGCAGGCTTGTACTAGTCAAATTCACCATCATTATTTGTGTGTCCACTAA